A single region of the Constrictibacter sp. MBR-5 genome encodes:
- a CDS encoding enoyl-CoA hydratase/isomerase family protein, translating into MFRLEADGPKAVITLSRPPVNAINNAWIAGFGALLDRLDADGEIAVLHIRSDQQVFCAGADLRQVEERFGLDDGHLRFSEEVAAFQRLFRRIETLPCVTVAEIGGTAMGGGLELTLACDLRIAAEEAWLGLPEVTIGLVPGAGGTQRLTRLCGRSVASRMILTGDPVRGSEAVALGLVQWAAPRDRVAEQAEKLVARLGGLSRPALRACKSCIAEAARPGGEGFEREVDVTRDLIRTPEARRLVEAFLNKRKG; encoded by the coding sequence GTGTTCAGGCTGGAAGCGGATGGCCCCAAGGCCGTCATCACCCTCTCGCGCCCGCCGGTCAACGCGATCAACAATGCGTGGATCGCCGGCTTCGGGGCATTGCTCGACCGGCTCGACGCCGACGGTGAGATCGCCGTTCTTCATATCCGCAGCGACCAGCAGGTCTTCTGTGCCGGCGCGGATCTTCGGCAGGTCGAGGAACGCTTCGGCCTGGATGACGGCCATCTGCGCTTCTCCGAGGAGGTCGCCGCGTTCCAGCGGCTTTTCCGGCGGATCGAGACGCTGCCCTGCGTCACCGTCGCCGAGATCGGCGGCACAGCCATGGGCGGCGGCCTGGAGCTGACGCTCGCCTGCGACCTGCGCATCGCCGCCGAGGAGGCTTGGCTCGGCCTGCCGGAAGTGACCATCGGCCTCGTCCCCGGTGCCGGCGGCACGCAGCGTCTCACCCGTCTCTGCGGCAGGAGCGTCGCTTCCCGCATGATCCTCACCGGCGATCCCGTCCGCGGCAGCGAAGCGGTGGCGCTCGGCCTGGTCCAGTGGGCGGCGCCGCGCGATCGGGTTGCGGAGCAGGCCGAGAAGCTGGTGGCCCGCCTCGGCGGGCTGTCGCGCCCGGCGCTGCGCGCCTGCAAGAGCTGCATCGCCGAGGCGGCACGTCCGGGCGGCGAGGGCTTCGAGCGCGAGGTCGACGTGACGCGGGACCTGATCCGCACACCGGAGGCGCGCCGGCTGGTCGAAGCCTTCCTGAACAAGCGAAAGGGTTGA
- a CDS encoding DUF2927 domain-containing protein encodes MLPSLMDHGSALRRAVLAIAVCLTASLAGMRAEAQPNLDEVARQFEAVAFGHEHGKSAGIVQKWNGDLRLALFAAPGWDVHPYLKAIGGHIQAIESLTGIRVRAADSVDGATLRFGFYPRADFAKMPGRRDDPEFRRWVETSACIALAIGGREGRDRGAIKSGAIAIGTDIPEAQRRHCILEELVQVLGLANDACHYRPSLFCENDHVVEMTDADEMLLRALYDRRIRSGMPREEALPIIRTVLSELMAKQQAQQEPKPAVAVAAVAARPY; translated from the coding sequence ATGCTGCCGTCACTCATGGATCACGGCTCCGCGCTACGCCGGGCCGTCCTTGCGATCGCCGTATGCCTGACAGCTTCCCTGGCTGGCATGCGCGCCGAAGCGCAACCGAACCTCGACGAGGTCGCGCGTCAGTTCGAGGCCGTCGCCTTCGGGCACGAGCACGGCAAGTCGGCCGGAATCGTCCAGAAGTGGAACGGCGACCTCCGCCTGGCTCTCTTCGCCGCACCCGGCTGGGACGTCCACCCGTATCTCAAGGCGATCGGCGGCCATATCCAGGCGATCGAGAGCCTGACGGGCATTCGCGTGCGGGCCGCCGATTCGGTCGACGGGGCGACCCTGCGCTTCGGCTTCTACCCGCGCGCCGATTTCGCGAAGATGCCCGGCCGCCGCGACGATCCGGAGTTCCGCCGCTGGGTCGAGACCAGCGCCTGCATCGCCCTGGCGATCGGCGGCCGCGAGGGCCGGGACCGAGGCGCCATCAAGTCGGGCGCGATCGCGATCGGGACTGACATTCCAGAAGCGCAGCGCCGGCACTGCATCCTCGAGGAGCTGGTTCAGGTGCTCGGGCTGGCCAACGACGCCTGCCACTATCGCCCCTCGCTGTTCTGCGAGAACGACCACGTCGTCGAGATGACCGACGCCGACGAGATGCTGCTGCGCGCGCTCTACGACCGGCGCATCCGGTCGGGCATGCCGCGCGAGGAGGCCCTGCCCATCATCCGCACCGTACTGAGCGAACTGATGGCCAAGCAGCAGGCACAGCAGGAGCCGAAGCCGGCGGTGGCGGTAGCGGCGGTAGCGGCCCGCCCCTACTAG
- a CDS encoding Hsp20 family protein, producing MRTYDFSPLFRSTVGFDRVSRLLDAALQGADSGQGYPPYNIAKVGEDQYRITMAVAGFTEADVELVQQENTLLVRGRRAESDDEGVSYLHRGIASRSFEHRFQLADHIQVSGASLENGLLDIQLVREVPEAKKPRVISVRRADADTSAQISHAA from the coding sequence ATGCGTACTTACGACTTCTCGCCCCTTTTCCGTTCGACCGTCGGGTTCGACCGCGTGTCGCGTCTCCTCGACGCGGCCCTGCAGGGTGCCGACAGCGGCCAGGGCTATCCCCCCTACAACATCGCCAAGGTCGGTGAGGACCAGTACCGGATCACGATGGCGGTCGCCGGCTTCACCGAGGCTGACGTCGAGCTGGTCCAGCAGGAGAACACCCTGCTCGTCCGCGGCCGGCGTGCGGAGAGCGACGACGAGGGGGTCAGCTACCTGCACCGCGGGATCGCCAGCCGTTCGTTCGAGCACCGCTTCCAGCTTGCCGACCACATTCAGGTGAGCGGGGCTTCGCTGGAGAACGGCCTGCTCGACATCCAGCTCGTGCGCGAGGTGCCCGAGGCGAAGAAGCCTCGTGTGATCTCGGTCCGCCGTGCGGATGCCGACACCTCGGCGCAGATCTCGCACGCAGCCTGA